Sequence from the Flavobacterium sp. J372 genome:
AGGGCAAAATTTCCGGAGAAATTCAGCAGGTCAATATATTCTGAACCTATACGCACCAAATGCGGTGACTTGGTTTGAAGCAGGTATTTAAATGCCTTATCATAATTTGCAATTGCCTTTGCGTTATTTTTAAGCTGCCGCTCAAGATTTCCAACTTTTGAATAGGTTATGCCAAGCACTTCTTTATCCCCAAACTTTTCAAGTCCCTGTGCCGCTTCAGATAATACATTTTTTGCCGAACCCAGCTGGTGCTTATGTATGTACGCTTCGCCCATGTTCAGCAATGTCATGTAGTAATTTTTATCGGCTCCCATTGCCTTAAAATCTACCAGGCATTCTTTGTATAAATCCAGTGCAAAATCAAAATTTTCCTTTTTAAGATAAGTGTTTGCAAGTTTTTGCTTTACGGCCGGCAGTTGTTTATTTCCCTTTTGTTTCTTGAGTATGTTTACAGCCCTTAGCAGATAATCTATAGATTTATCATACTCATTCATCAGGTTATAACTTGATGCAATCTCGCCATAGGCCATACCTACACCAATTTCATTATCTATTTTCTCATTGATGTCTACAACATCTTGCGCCAGCTTTATTGCAGTAGAATAATCACCTTTATTACGATAGGCTATCGAAAGGTTAAGCAGGCTGCGTACTTTATTCCGCGGGTGCTCATCTATATAAGTAAGTGATTTTTTGAAATAATATATAGATGAATCAGGATTGCCCTTCATGCCATAATACATACCATATAAATTGTAAGTGTTGCCATATATGGTATCATGCAGTTTGCCCTTTTGCGCCAGGGTGCGTTTAATTACAACCAGAGCGCTGTCTGGGGCGCTGTAGATAAGCCGCCGTGTCTTGAGTTCGGCTTCCTTAAAATCGTATGTTTTTTGTGAGTGGGCAAAAAGAGGGAGCAGTAGTGCCAGCAGTAAATATCGCATCATAGTCCGTTTCAATAATTGGCAGGGACTAATTTAACAAAAATTTAGGAATAATATTTAAAAATTAAATTTTTGAAAGTTCAGCTATTTTGTCATAAACCATATTACTTTCAAAACCTTTTCTCAGCAGGAAATCTGCTACCTTTTTCTTCTTTGAACTTATACTCCGCTCTCTTATGGTTAACCATTGCTTTTCAGCCAGCGCCTCAAACAATTCATGATATTCCTCAGGATCAATTTCTTTTAGGGCAGCCTCAATATTATATTTAGATATTCCGCGCGATTTAAGCTCATGAGTTATGCGCACACGCCCCCAAAATTTCATCCGGTGCTTACCGCGTGCAAAAGCACGTGCAAAACGCTCCTCATTAAGGTAGTTATTTTCAATAAGATGTGCAATGATAAGATCTGCCGCCTGCGGAATCATGCCCATGCTTTTCAGTTTTTTTTCAACTTCAGCATGGCAGCGCTCCTGGTAGCTGCAATAGGTTTCCAGTTTGCTTTTGGCTTCTTCTACCGTGTATGTTTTCTGTGTTTCCATAGCGGTGAGGAAGATATATAAATTCCGGGAAAAGTACTATACCGTAATGTTAAGGTTTTTGTGCGTATCAGTTATTGCACGCTCATTCTTATAGTCAATCCATGCCTGGCCTTTGTATTTACGCATAAAACCATCAAAATAGCGCATAATAAAGATGTTGTATGCCGCTTTGCCCAGGTTGGCCCAGCTGCGTGGCAGTGCCCTCAGGCTCATAGAAAAGCCGGGTGTTAAGTATTTCATATAGTGCCAGTAGCCTTCAGGCATGTATAGCATTTCGCCATGTTTCAGGTCGGCTACAAAGCCATGCGCATGTTTTAGTGCCGGCCATTTTTCAAAATCCGGATTGTCAAAATCAATATCCTCACGTGATATTAATGCATGCGGAACTTTATAAAGATATTTCGTTTGATCAGGCGCAAATATGATGCACCTTTTGTTTCCGTGGAAATGAAAGTGCAGGATGTTGGAAAGGTCTATGTCAAAATGAATGAACACTTTTGAATTTTCTCCACCAAAGAAAAGCATCGGCATTTGTTTTATAAGCTTCAGCCCGAGGTCAGGCCACTTAAAATCATTTTGAAGTGACGGCACCTTTTTCATAAGGTTGTAAAGAAAGATGCGGTAATTGGTGGGCTTACTTTCCAGGAGGTCTATATAGTCAGCCATCTTCATTTGTGCATGCGCCTCATTAAAACCATCTTTGTGCGAAACCGGGCGGTCATCATAAAGCGGAACAATCTGTTCGCCTGCGATATTTTTAATGTAATCCAGCTTCCACTTCTCATAAGCGGGCCAATCGGCAGTAAGCTGTTCCACTACAACAGGTTTTTGTTTTTTTACATAATTATTGTAAAAATCCTCTTTAGATATGGTTTTTACTCTTTCGATTTCAGTAAGATTCAGCGGCATAGCGTGACAGAATGTTAGTAAACAAATTTAATCAAGCATTACGTTATTGTAAACACCGGTACACCCAAAATTTTCTTAAAATTTTTATTTTATGAAGAACTAACTTACAAAAAAAGCTTCTTTTAAAGAAGCTTTTAATTTAGATTTTTTTCCCTGATGCCTCAAGGTTGCGCTCAATTTTGTGCCCGGGGCGTGTCCATTTCGGTTTTTCGCCAAGTGCTGTATATTGTGAGTCTTCGGCTTCAACAGTAACGGGCTGAGATATCTTGGTGAAAGGCTTTTGAGGCACCAGGCCCAGCATTTCAAACATCTTCATATCTTCATTTACATCGGGGTTTGGCGTTGTAAGCAGCTTATCTCCCGCAAAAATGGAGTTTGCTCCTGCAAAAAAACACATGGCCTGGCCTTCGCGGCTCATTTGTGTGCGCCCGGCTGAAAGCCTCACCTGTGTTTCAGGCATTACAATACGGGTAGTGGCTACCATTCGTATCATCTCCCATATTTCAACAGGCTTTTCATCTTCCATTGGGGTGCCTTCAACAGCTACCAGCGCATTGATGGGCACACTTTCAGGCTGCGGGTTTAGCGATGCCAGCGCTACCAGCATACCGGCGCGGTCTTCAACGCTCTCGCCCATCCCAATGATGCCGCCGCTGCAAACAGTTACGTTTGTCTTGCGTACGTTTTCAATAGTTTGCAGGCGGTCTTCATACCCGCGGGTAGAAATCACCTCTTTATAGTATTCTTCAGATGTGTCAAGGTTGTGGTTATAGGCATACAGGCCGGCTTCGGCAAGCCTTTTTGCCTGGTTTTCGGTAAGCATGCCAAGGGTGCAGCATACTTCCATATCCAGTTTGTTTATGGTACGCACCATCTCAAGCACGCTGTCAAACTCGGGCCCGTCTTTTACATTTCGCCATGCAGCGCCCATACACACGCGTGATGAACCGCCTGCCTTTGCACGAAGCGCCTGCGCTTTTACCTGCTGTACCGACATAAGGTCATTCCCTTCAATATCGGTATGGTAGCGGGCAGCCTGCGGGCAGTAGCCGCAATCTTCAGGGCAGCCCCCGGTTTTTATTGATAAAAGTGTAGATACCTGCACCACATTTGGGTCATGAAATACCCGGTGTACGGATGCTGCCTGGTACAGCAGGTCCATTAAAGGTTTGTTATACAGGGCAATAATCTCATCGCGGGTCCAGTCGTGCCTTTTCGTCATAACAGATGGTTTGTTTCGCTCAAAAATAGCAAATTCTGTTAAAAGGCAATGCCTGTGTGCTGAAAATCTGAATCAGCCTTTAAGCGGGGTTATGATTGGCGTCATCTACTTTGTTGATTTTCTCAACCTTATCTTTCCAGAACTGCATTAAAGCGAAAGATACTATAAGCGATGCGGCAGCCCCTTCAAGGAACAGGCCAATGCAAAACTGGTATATAGATGGCTCGCCTCCGCCAAATATGTAGCTTTCCTTAAAATTTTCAAGATAGTTGTCGCCACCGTTCATCTCCACATATACCATAAAAGCTATCAATCCTAACACAAGGCTTGTAAGCCCGGTGAATATTGCCGATAAAAGATTGGTAAAATAGCCGTCTATA
This genomic interval carries:
- a CDS encoding cupin-like domain-containing protein — translated: MPLNLTEIERVKTISKEDFYNNYVKKQKPVVVEQLTADWPAYEKWKLDYIKNIAGEQIVPLYDDRPVSHKDGFNEAHAQMKMADYIDLLESKPTNYRIFLYNLMKKVPSLQNDFKWPDLGLKLIKQMPMLFFGGENSKVFIHFDIDLSNILHFHFHGNKRCIIFAPDQTKYLYKVPHALISREDIDFDNPDFEKWPALKHAHGFVADLKHGEMLYMPEGYWHYMKYLTPGFSMSLRALPRSWANLGKAAYNIFIMRYFDGFMRKYKGQAWIDYKNERAITDTHKNLNITV
- a CDS encoding tetratricopeptide repeat protein; the protein is MMRYLLLALLLPLFAHSQKTYDFKEAELKTRRLIYSAPDSALVVIKRTLAQKGKLHDTIYGNTYNLYGMYYGMKGNPDSSIYYFKKSLTYIDEHPRNKVRSLLNLSIAYRNKGDYSTAIKLAQDVVDINEKIDNEIGVGMAYGEIASSYNLMNEYDKSIDYLLRAVNILKKQKGNKQLPAVKQKLANTYLKKENFDFALDLYKECLVDFKAMGADKNYYMTLLNMGEAYIHKHQLGSAKNVLSEAAQGLEKFGDKEVLGITYSKVGNLERQLKNNAKAIANYDKAFKYLLQTKSPHLVRIGSEYIDLLNFSGNFALAKDIIAKIDASKKIQVANDLDRMVYQKAVAVTYAQTNEDKKAIEAFKNAVVMMDSLAIKEKKEDVKEVQAKFQTAEQREKNIKLAENNETLQNTIATEKRSGYFI
- a CDS encoding regulatory protein RecX, giving the protein METQKTYTVEEAKSKLETYCSYQERCHAEVEKKLKSMGMIPQAADLIIAHLIENNYLNEERFARAFARGKHRMKFWGRVRITHELKSRGISKYNIEAALKEIDPEEYHELFEALAEKQWLTIRERSISSKKKKVADFLLRKGFESNMVYDKIAELSKI
- the bioB gene encoding biotin synthase BioB, producing MTKRHDWTRDEIIALYNKPLMDLLYQAASVHRVFHDPNVVQVSTLLSIKTGGCPEDCGYCPQAARYHTDIEGNDLMSVQQVKAQALRAKAGGSSRVCMGAAWRNVKDGPEFDSVLEMVRTINKLDMEVCCTLGMLTENQAKRLAEAGLYAYNHNLDTSEEYYKEVISTRGYEDRLQTIENVRKTNVTVCSGGIIGMGESVEDRAGMLVALASLNPQPESVPINALVAVEGTPMEDEKPVEIWEMIRMVATTRIVMPETQVRLSAGRTQMSREGQAMCFFAGANSIFAGDKLLTTPNPDVNEDMKMFEMLGLVPQKPFTKISQPVTVEAEDSQYTALGEKPKWTRPGHKIERNLEASGKKI